gaaattgaaaagtttgaagttTCTCTTTGGTCTGACGAAAAGTTAATAATATAAATGGATTAGAGATTAGACTTGATGATGTGTTTAAGAGTGGTGAAGTTATGAAGATGAAGAGTCTAAACGAATTAAAAAACTGGACAGGTGGATGAAGTAGGAGAATCCACATGGCTGAATATTAGCTAAAGATCTTTTGTAGTTCAGAATTATATAATAGTATAGATTATTGATAGTGTTACATTAAATCAATCGATTTCATACATAAAAATTTAGTAATAATAGATTGTAATTTGGCTTACCAATTTCAGTAATGTAGATATCTGGGTTTTTGTAGGTATCTTTAGTATAATTCAAAAGGTACCGAACACCTTCTGGATAGACATATAGCCAACTAACCGCAGTCTGCAAATTTGTATAATACATAAATCagatataaataattatctttatttagtaaattCTTTCTAGTCTTCATTATTCTctacaataaaatatttttttagctaTTACTTACTGCGTTACCAATGGGTATGTCATTTCTATAAGCtgtaaaagaaaatgaaaaaagtcaatatACGATAATGTATTAATAAAGTGATTGAGATTTGAGAATAAATATACATACGCGTTACAGTGACATGACTGTCGGTCGAATAACTAATATGATCCGGATTAGGATCAGCAGTAAAATTAGCAGAAGCATAATATCCAGTGTAGTAGTTTAATCCAAGAAAATCATATGTTCCTTTCACGAATTCAGCTTCATTGCCCACAAACTTTGGTAATCGACGTCCAACTAGCTTTTGCATGCTTCTCGGGTACTGACCGTATGTCACAGGGTCCATGAACCTTAAAAAAGTAGACGAGTTACTGATAAATTACTTTAATTATCACATAATAATCTGTCATCTTAAAAACTCAAGTTTTGGATGAAAGATCGACTCACCAACCGAACATAAAATCTATGGCTGTTTTAGCTGCATCCTGATCAGCATAGTCCGAAGAGTTATAGGGTTCATACCAGAAGGTAACAAGTGTCATACCGATCTTCCCATTTTGCGTTGCCTGAgtacaaatattaaaacaattaatgaaCAACAATCTTCAGTCTGTGGTACTATAGCATAAGCAAAATGATTTTATCTATATCTATGATAAGATTGGCAGAGAAATATCACTAAAAATAATTACGACAGTCTAATCTGTCaactttatgagttttttttaattatatccaaCATTAAGGTACCTGAAATTTTTCCCTATAGAGTCGGACAGCAGTTGCATGAGCAAAAATGAGATTATGGTTAACTATGTAAGGCTCAGTTGCTGAATTTCCAGCTTGACATGCTTTGTTCACCCAAGATGAACATCGGCCGGGGGCCAAAGTACCCTGGTCATAACCATATAAGGAGAAAGTCCATGGTTCATTTACGGTTATCCAATATTTCACTCGATCCCCAAACTTTTGGAAGCAAAGCTCTGCAAAATCTTTATAATCCTCCCTATAATTTTATCCATcacacattaaaaaaaaatatagttactACTAATCTTCAATAATATGCATAATCCGGATTATTAATTATAGAGATTATCGTACTTTTTCATTTTACATTTTGGTTACCGAACTTAAAAATGTAATAATTTGGGACAATGCTATACTTTTAGTGACTCCATAGATTTTTAATGAAATCCGGCCAATTAATATCATCATGGCAGCCGAATTTCactatataaaatttcaaattttggaAAATTTGGGTAAGTGACATGATAAAAAGATATGAGGTGTTTTCGATTTGTATGATTAATGTGGAGgtgaaaggaaaataaaatacaaaccaACTGCCACGTAGGCACAAATTGGTTCAATAATCAATTTGCTACATTTTGAATTTCAGCAACCAGATTGCAAaagtatgaaaaataaaataaccctCAAAATCAATTATTCCTTATAATCGATATAGTGAAGCTCGTCATATTTACTTACACTATGGCACGGCTTAAGAAGCCACCGTAGCTGTCTACTAGGGCTTGAGGAACATCCCAATGAAAAATAGTCACAAAAGGCTCCAACCCTATATTATTAGATCAGatcaaaaagtaaaaaacgGGCACAGAAAATTGCATGTATTAACATGAATTGTAAGCTAGGAGCAAAATCTTTTGAATTCATCAAGAAGAATcaggcaaaataaatttaactatcagcctgttttttaaatatataataatttttaaattttatctgtTTAATCAATTATGTACTCGCTCTTTGCAGTATAACACCATGGCCCGTTTGGAGTTGTTGTGGGGTAATGTTGtacgtttatatttataaaatttatcatgtcTGGCTATATAACATTGTGTCATCGCGCCATATGAGCTCCAATCTAATCGTAAGTATATTTTACGAAAATTAATAGATTAAATTGGTAAGATTTAAAGATCATAATATATATGGAAAAACAGGCTAAAGTTATGGATAAATAAATTTCTTTTGCCAAAAATTAAAGATCATTTTATGACCTCGCGCTATTGTTTCATTGATAACCCTATTGTAGAATCGTATTCCTTCCTCGTTCACTCCTTCTTTGATCCTCCCACCTGTTATTTTCAAGAATTTTAAAAGACAAAGCAAAAAATTAATACgaagatattttaaaaagaactGAACATAATTAAGAGCATGAATGTGCGATGATCCACTTACTAGGTATTACCCTTGACCACGAAATCGACAATCTGAAAGAATTCAGACCCATACCGGCCATCAATTGAATATCATGCTGCGATAAAACAACCACATCATTGATCATgcatttttttgatgaattgaaTATATATTAACGGGTTATAAGAAGCGGCAAAAATACTCCACTACTCGAGAGTTTACGCACAGTTAACTGCGACTCTGAGAATTAAAATAACACAGCACGATGAAATAATATGTTGGTACGTACCCTGTGATGGTGGTAGAAATCATCTGCCACATCGCCATTGCTACCATCAGCTATCCTctctataaaattatttcatgcacacattacgttaaaaaataaattaacttctCCATAACTAATGCATAAAAATGGGTATTAAATTTTCTCAGTCactaaacttttgttttattttattttgattacgAAACATTAGtttgttttagttaatataatgaACTTCaaatttacaaataataaaaagtttCTTAATGATTTTAGgccaaattaaatttatgtggCAATCGGATCTTACCACGCCATATGTTTTACATTAATAATGAGTATTAATTTTCTGCAGtcattaaactttcattttggtACAAGAAAAAGATAATGGTTGTTCTCTGACGTGCCAATGCAGTTGgcacataaaattaatttgacaTGAAAACACTAAAGagttgtaattttaaaatttagtatcTAAAAacataactaaaattttatgaacaaaatgaaagtttagtGATGAGTGAAAATTCATTACGGAcataaaaacacataaacaaaGAGCCAATAAAGACCTGGATAATTGTGGGCAAATGTATCCCACATACTGGGT
This region of Mercurialis annua linkage group LG1-X, ddMerAnnu1.2, whole genome shotgun sequence genomic DNA includes:
- the LOC126653527 gene encoding beta-glucosidase 24-like, whose amino-acid sequence is MATRRSLVLGMLMISLLCSPQSAVGDDIPDDFNSTYFPTGFYFGSSTSAYQIEGQANKKCRGPSMWDTFAHNYPERIADGSNGDVADDFYHHHRHDIQLMAGMGLNSFRLSISWSRVIPSGRIKEGVNEEGIRFYNRVINETIARGLEPFVTIFHWDVPQALVDSYGGFLSRAIVEDYKDFAELCFQKFGDRVKYWITVNEPWTFSLYGYDQGTLAPGRCSSWVNKACQAGNSATEPYIVNHNLIFAHATAVRLYREKFQATQNGKIGMTLVTFWYEPYNSSDYADQDAAKTAIDFMFGWFMDPVTYGQYPRSMQKLVGRRLPKFVGNEAEFVKGTYDFLGLNYYTGYYASANFTADPNPDHISYSTDSHVTVTPYRNDIPIGNATAVSWLYVYPEGVRYLLNYTKDTYKNPDIYITEIGLGEAKNETSPDNLEDPWRIDYYKSHLWNILGSIDNYTVPVKGFSMWSFMDNYEWGSGYTLRFGLFYVDYENKLARLPKASVNWFKNFFNVGSPKSGSIKINPLPINVTDA